A region of Gracilinanus agilis isolate LMUSP501 chromosome 3, AgileGrace, whole genome shotgun sequence DNA encodes the following proteins:
- the CCDC70 gene encoding coiled-coil domain-containing protein 70, which translates to MFPFKVSKWIGFGCFRSLLSPSPTIRQKKLIHKLQEEKNFRAEMKIFREKIEAFREQMWEFRAKIRGFRGRIMGFWEEEKPFWEEEKTFWREEKAFWEMEKAFREEEKAFWKKYRAFWREDKAFWKEDNALWERDRNLLQEDKALWEEEKALWVEERALLEEEKALWEDKKSLWEEENALWEEEKAFWVEGGGPIGEEPLPPEDGALNANGGPTSPSHSRGRA; encoded by the coding sequence ATGTTTCCCTTCAAGGTGAGCAAATGGATTGGGTTTGGCTGCTTCCGGTCACTGCTCTCCCCCTCCCCTACCATACGCCAGAAGAAGTTGATCCACAAGCTGCAGGAGGAGAAAAACTTTCGGGCTGAGATGAAGATTTTCCGCGAAAAGATCGAGGCCTTCAGGGAGCAGATGTGGGAGTTCCGGGCAAAGATTCGAGGCTTCCGAGGCAGAATCATGGGCTTCTGGGAAGAGGAAAAACCTTTCTGGGAGGAAGAAAAAACCTTCTGGAGGGAGGAAAAAGCTTTCTGGGAAATGGAAAAAGCcttcagagaagaggaaaaagcctTCTGGAAAAAATACCGTGCCTTCTGGAGGGAGGACAAAGCCTTCTGGAAAGAGGACAATGCCctatgggagagagacaggaatctTCTCCAAGAGGACAAGGCtctctgggaggaggagaaggctcTGTGGGTAGAAGAAAGAGCCCTactggaagaagagaaggctCTGTGGGAAgataaaaaatctctttgggaggAGGAAAATGCCCTTTGGGAGGAGGAAAAAGCATTCTGGGTGGAGGGTGGTGGCCCTATAGGAGAGGAACCATTACCCCCTGAAGACGGGGCCTTAAATGCCAATGGAGGCCCAACATCACCAAGCCACTCCAGAGGCAGAGCCTGA